The Stigmatopora argus isolate UIUO_Sarg chromosome 23, RoL_Sarg_1.0, whole genome shotgun sequence genome contains a region encoding:
- the lhfpl3 gene encoding LHFPL tetraspan subfamily member 3 protein encodes MVPGASSTSTGPGMLPASEAAKIYQTNYVRNSRAIGVLWAIFTILFAIVNVVCFIQPYWIGDGADTPQTGYFGLFHYCIGSGLSRELTCQGTFSEFSSIPSGAFKAAAFFVATSMVLVLGCIGCFTLFFFCGTGTVYKICGWMQLAAGTCLILGCLIYPDGWDSDEVKRMCGERTDKYTLGACSLRWAYILAIMGIMDALILSFLAFVLGNRQDSLMADELLGNKNSNNTI; translated from the exons ATGGTGCCCGGCGCGTCGAGCACCAGCACCGGCCCCGGAATGCTCCCCGCCTCGGAGGCGGCCAAGATTTACCAGACCAACTACGTGCGCAACTCCCGCGCCATCGGCGTGCTGTGGGCCATCTTCACCATCCTCTTCGCCATCGTCAACGTGGTGTGCTTCATCCAGCCGTACTGGATCGGCGACGGGGCCGACACCCCGCAGACGGGCTACTTCGGCCTCTTCCACTACTGCATCGGTAGCGGTCTCTCCCGGGAGCTGACGTGCCAGGGCACCTTCTCGGAGTTCTCCAGCATCCCGTCGGGCGCCTTCAAGGCCGCCGCCTTCTTCGTCGCTACGTCCATGGTGCTGGTTCTCGGCTGCATCGGCTGCTTCACGCTCTTTTTCTTCTGCGGCACCGGCACCGTTTACAAGATTTGCGGGTGGATGCAGCTGGCCGCAG GCACGTGTTTGATCCTGGGCTGCTTGATCTACCCGGACGGTTGGGACAGCGACGAGGTGAAACGAATGTGCGGCGAGCGGACGGACAAGTACACGTTGGGCGCCTGCTCCCTACGGTGGGCCTACATCCTGGCCATCATGGGCATCATGGACGCTCTTATTCTCTCCTTCCTTGCCTTCGTGTTGGGCAACCGCCAGGACAGCCTTATGGCCGACGAGCTGCTGGGGAACA AGAATTCAAACAATACCATCTAA
- the orc5 gene encoding origin recognition complex subunit 5 isoform X1, with protein sequence MSSLRQEGHHSGYGTEKLLRVAEELPCRELQASMLLSIMGEPQLFCVPSIFIYGHRASGKSHVVSVLLKELELPHVIISCAECISVALLFDQVLLTFFGGDAAAALPRYPSLSDFIRGYKKHRSCSAAEQTRYIVLEKAELLRDMDANLISVLVRLQELVEDNVSVFFLSDIPWDTFRPNTGCLEPLLLHFPDYTRAELQQILSRDRHLSYSADFYASYIHILLGVFYVVCRDLRELRHLAALNFGKFCEPVTEGKATESDTHKLWRNIEPHLKKAMQTVYLREVSSLEWENSQQVETQTGPLRGLSAHTHVELPFYSKFLLIAAYLASYNPARTDKRFFVKHHGKIKKAKFLKKNEKTSNHLLGPKPFQLDRLLAIFYCVVESRVAPTASVFSQISSLVTLQLLTEISHSDQLDAPKYKCAVSLDFITAVSRTVNFDIVKYIYDFL encoded by the exons ATGTCGTCGCTTCGACAAGAAGGGCATCATTCAGGCTACGGGACGGAGAAGTTGCTGAGGGTGGCTGAAGAGCTGCCATGTCGGGAGCTTCAAGCTAGCATGCTACTGTCGATCATGGGAGAG CCACAGCTGTTCTGCGTTCCTTCCATCTTCATCTATGGTCATCGCGCCTCAGGGAAAAGTCACGTGGTGAGCGTTCTGCTGAAGGAACTTGAg CTGCCCCACGTCATCATCAGCTGCGCCGAGTGCATCTCCGTCGCCCTGCTCTTCGACCAAGTCCTGCTGACCTTTTTCGGCGGAGACGCCGCTGCCGCTCTGCCTCGCTATCCGTCGCTGTCCGATTTCATCCGCGGATACAAGAAACATCGCTCCTGCTCTGCTGCCGAGCAGACGCGCTATATT GTGTTGGAAAAAGCCGAGTTGCTAAGGGATATGGATGCTAATCTGATTTCCGTTCTTGTGCGTCTTCAAGAACTG GTGGAAGACAACGTGAGCGTCTTTTTTCTCAGCGATATCCCGTGGGACACATTCCGGCCAAACACGGGCTGCTTGGAGCCTCTCCTTCTCCACTTCCCCGATTATACAAGAG ctGAGCTTCAACAAATATTATCGCGAGACCGCCACCTGTCCTATTCCGCCGACTTCTACGCTTCCTACATCCACATCCTGCTGGGCGTGTTCTACGTCGTCTGCAGAGACCTCCGAGAGCTGCGCCACCTG gcCGCGCTCAACTTCGGCAAATTCTGCGAGCCCGTGACCGAAGGGAAAG CGACAGAAAGCGACACCCACAAGCTGTGGCGAAACATTGAGCCTCATTTGAAGAAAGCCATGCAAACGGTTTACTTGAGGGAGGTTTCCAG CCTGGAGTGGGAGAACAGTCAGCAAGTGGAGACGCAGACTGGCCCTTTAAGAG GTTTGTCGGCTCACACCCACGTGGAGCTGCCCTTTTACTCCAAGTTCCTCCTCATTGCTGCCTACCTGGCGTCCTACAATCCCGCCCGCACCGACAAGCGCTTCTTCGTCAAG CATCACGGCAAAATCAAGAAAGCTAAATTCCTGAAGAAGAACGAAAAG ACGAGCAATCACCTCCTGGGCCCCAAACCTTTCCAGTTGGACCGCCTGCTCGCTATCTTTTACTGCGTGGTGGAGAGCAGGGTGGCGCCCACGGCTAGTGTCTTCTCTCAG ATTTCCTCGCTGGTCACCTTGCAGCTTTTAACTGAAATCAGTCACAGCGACCAGCTGGACGCGCCCAAGTACAAATGCGCCGTGTCCTTGGACTTCATTACTGCTGTTTCCAG GACGGTGAATTTTGATATCGTCAAGTATATTTACGACTTCTTATAA